The following are encoded in a window of Impatiens glandulifera chromosome 5, dImpGla2.1, whole genome shotgun sequence genomic DNA:
- the LOC124937457 gene encoding uncharacterized protein LOC124937457: MSNYYSWPAPHFLQQTDQPPQALAAAPLSNPANQMLSAANSVLTDVVNMTSRGRVSKPARRRKRVSSRTPTTVLSTDTRNFRAMVQQFTGGPLADHDHPIVNSSSTTNPGSLMFSNYSDAPPLPPSTILSSGGRSEYYYDQLLMQQQQQQLSQENQRRPDHYQMF, encoded by the coding sequence ATGTCAAATTATTATTCATGGCCGGCACCTCATTTCCTGCAGCAGACCGACCAGCCTCCTCAGGCATTGGCGGCGGCACCACTCTCAAATCCGGCCAACCAAATGTTGTCGGCTGCTAATTCAGTACTCACCGACGTAGTCAACATGACCAGCCGTGGTCGCGTTTCGAAGCCAGCACGACGCAGAAAGCGGGTTTCTAGCAGAACGCCGACGACTGTTCTAAGCACCGACACCAGAAACTTCAGGGCTATGGTTCAGCAATTCACCGGTGGCCCGCTTGCTGATCATGATCACCCAATTGTTAACTCCAGCAGTACTACTAATCCTGGATCTTTAATGTTTTCTAATTATTCTGatgctcctcctcttcctcctaGTACTATTTTATCTTCTGGTGGCAGGTCGGAGTACTATTATGATCAGCTCTTgatgcagcagcagcagcagcagctatCACAAGAGAACCAACGGCGGCCAGATCATTATCAAATGTTCTAG
- the LOC124940733 gene encoding uncharacterized protein LOC124940733, producing MDGIQQIALPVLGIVAAAAVTFYAVSFAEIREKSFRDLDESEESSSSSSGGGGSFKLSVSSREKRAKRQAAANKRSKPN from the exons ATGGACGGAATTCAGCAAATAGCACTGCCGGTGTTGGGGATTGTGGCGGCGGCGGCTGTAACTTTCTATGCAGTGAGCTTTGCTGAAATCAGAGAG AAATCGTTTAGGGATTTAGATGAATCTGaagaatcttcttcttcttcttctggaGGTGGAGGATCATTCAAGTTATCTGTCAGCTCTAGAGAGAAGAGGGCAAAAAGACAGGCCGCCGCTAACAAACGCTCCAAGCCTAATTGA